In Salinigranum marinum, one DNA window encodes the following:
- a CDS encoding molybdopterin-dependent oxidoreductase produces MDGPSPSRSALEPRPRLVDWSILACVLLETLTGIVSLGAGVAEQWPLFWVHRVVGLTLVVLLFFKLRRVKPRLSRGRWDRATPLSVLTAVVAIAALASGAAWVLGVDVDLGFWTLLNLHIGLGLLVVPLVLLHLRSRFRWVQRADFEERRTALQYGTFLVGGALALRAQEVVNGLTESEGATRRFTGSKPVDGPGFPVTSWVADDPDPVGTDAWRLRVGGLSASDIELSYDELEAGDGVRALLDCTSGWYTVEDWRGVRLGALLDEVDADPAARWVTVHSVTGYRWSFPINEARGFVLATHVGGERLTHGHGFPLRLVAPDRRGFQWVKWVTEIEVRRRRDASQYIATLVSGLD; encoded by the coding sequence ATGGACGGGCCGTCACCGTCGCGCTCCGCGCTCGAGCCTCGCCCCCGTCTGGTCGACTGGTCGATCCTCGCCTGTGTCCTCCTCGAGACCCTCACCGGGATCGTCTCGCTCGGTGCCGGTGTGGCCGAACAGTGGCCGCTCTTCTGGGTCCACCGCGTCGTCGGCCTGACGCTCGTCGTCCTCCTTTTTTTCAAACTTCGAAGAGTGAAGCCGAGGCTCTCGCGGGGTCGATGGGACCGTGCGACGCCGCTGTCGGTTCTCACCGCCGTCGTCGCGATCGCCGCACTCGCGAGCGGGGCCGCGTGGGTGCTCGGCGTCGACGTCGATCTCGGGTTCTGGACGCTCCTCAACCTCCACATCGGCCTCGGACTGCTCGTCGTCCCGCTCGTGTTGCTCCATCTCCGCTCCCGCTTCCGGTGGGTTCAACGCGCCGACTTCGAGGAACGACGGACCGCGCTCCAGTACGGCACGTTCCTGGTGGGCGGGGCGCTCGCGCTCCGCGCGCAGGAAGTCGTGAACGGACTGACGGAGTCGGAGGGTGCGACGCGCCGGTTCACCGGGTCGAAACCGGTCGACGGTCCGGGGTTCCCCGTCACCTCGTGGGTCGCCGACGACCCAGACCCGGTCGGCACGGACGCGTGGCGGCTTCGGGTCGGCGGGCTATCGGCTTCGGATATCGAACTCTCCTACGACGAACTCGAAGCCGGCGACGGCGTGCGTGCGCTCCTCGACTGTACCAGCGGCTGGTACACGGTCGAAGACTGGCGCGGGGTTCGCCTCGGGGCGCTCTTGGACGAGGTCGACGCCGACCCGGCGGCCCGCTGGGTGACGGTTCACTCGGTCACGGGCTACCGGTGGAGCTTTCCGATCAACGAGGCGCGTGGGTTCGTCCTCGCCACGCACGTCGGCGGCGAGCGACTGACGCACGGCCACGGTTTTCCGCTCCGACTGGTCGCGCCCGACAGGCGTGGGTTCCAGTGGGTCAAGTGGGTGACCGAGATCGAGGTCCGGCGGCGGCGCGACGCCTCGCAGTACATCGCGACGCTCGTCAGCGGTCTGGACTAG
- a CDS encoding 4-phosphopantoate--beta-alanine ligase, which produces MTDVEVPESHPRYDSLRTRHRIEAGVENGITSKQGLIAEGRGEAFDYLLGERTLPSADAAERVAAAHLLLARHPVVSVNGNVAALVPDEVVELATVVGADLEVNLFNRTDERMRAIANHLRDHGAEEVKGLAGDARIPGLDHARAAVDADGIADADVVLVPLEDGDRAEALSALGKTEIVVDLNPLSRSAETAAVPIVDNIVRAVPNITAHARDLAEASPAELEAIVNGFDPEAALRAAEMAIREGRSGPRAATDGHAKHD; this is translated from the coding sequence ATGACTGACGTGGAGGTACCGGAGTCGCATCCACGGTACGACTCACTGCGCACCCGGCACCGCATCGAGGCGGGCGTCGAGAACGGGATCACCTCGAAACAGGGACTCATCGCCGAAGGCCGCGGCGAGGCGTTCGACTACCTGCTCGGCGAGCGGACGCTGCCGTCGGCCGACGCCGCCGAGCGAGTCGCCGCCGCGCACCTCCTGCTCGCCCGCCACCCCGTCGTCTCCGTCAACGGCAACGTCGCCGCGCTGGTGCCCGACGAGGTCGTCGAACTCGCGACCGTCGTCGGTGCCGACCTCGAGGTCAACCTGTTCAACCGCACCGACGAGCGAATGCGCGCCATCGCCAACCACCTGCGTGACCACGGCGCCGAGGAGGTGAAAGGGCTCGCTGGCGACGCCCGGATTCCGGGGCTCGATCACGCCCGCGCGGCGGTCGACGCCGACGGCATCGCCGACGCCGATGTCGTCCTCGTCCCGCTCGAAGACGGCGACCGCGCGGAGGCGCTGTCGGCCCTGGGGAAGACCGAGATCGTCGTCGACCTCAACCCCCTGTCGCGGTCGGCAGAGACGGCCGCCGTACCGATCGTCGACAACATCGTCCGCGCCGTGCCGAACATCACCGCTCACGCCCGCGACCTCGCGGAGGCCTCGCCGGCGGAACTCGAAGCGATCGTCAATGGCTTCGATCCCGAGGCCGCGCTGCGGGCGGCCGAGATGGCGATCCGCGAGGGCCGGTCCGGACCGCGTGCCGCGACGGACGGTCACGCGAAACACGACTGA
- a CDS encoding pantoate kinase, which translates to MTEQSTATAFVPGHVTGFFSAHRTDDPVTTGSRGGGLTLSDGVRVTVTPATTTRVDLDGLRVEMSPVEGVLDAFGATARVAIDSELPVGAGFGVSGAAALGTALASNTVFDGDQSENDLVELAHVAEVDAGTGLGDVVSQARGGVPIRIEPGAPGHGVLDGVPTSARVEYVTFGELSTADVIEGDTTRLTRAGERALAALRERPTLPHLIQLSRRFAREAGLLVPEVEEAIEAVTDAGGEAAMAMLGRSVFALDDGLSDAGYDPNVCETYPSGAHLYR; encoded by the coding sequence ATGACCGAGCAGTCGACGGCGACCGCGTTCGTTCCCGGGCACGTCACCGGCTTCTTCAGTGCCCACCGGACCGACGATCCGGTGACGACCGGCTCGCGGGGCGGGGGATTGACGCTCTCGGACGGTGTTCGCGTGACGGTCACCCCCGCCACGACGACGCGGGTCGACCTCGACGGCCTGCGCGTCGAGATGTCGCCGGTTGAGGGCGTCCTCGACGCGTTCGGGGCGACGGCGCGGGTCGCCATCGACAGCGAGCTTCCGGTCGGTGCGGGCTTCGGCGTCTCCGGGGCGGCCGCCCTCGGAACGGCGCTGGCGAGCAACACGGTGTTCGACGGCGACCAGTCGGAGAACGACCTCGTCGAACTCGCGCACGTGGCCGAGGTCGACGCCGGCACGGGCCTGGGTGACGTCGTCTCGCAGGCGCGCGGCGGGGTTCCGATCCGGATCGAGCCGGGCGCGCCCGGTCACGGCGTCCTCGATGGCGTCCCGACGAGCGCGCGGGTCGAGTACGTGACGTTCGGCGAACTGTCGACCGCCGACGTCATCGAGGGCGACACGACCCGGCTCACGCGGGCGGGCGAACGAGCGCTCGCGGCGCTGCGCGAGCGGCCGACGCTTCCACACCTCATCCAGCTCTCCCGACGGTTCGCGCGCGAGGCTGGCCTGCTCGTCCCCGAGGTCGAGGAGGCGATCGAGGCCGTGACCGACGCCGGCGGGGAGGCCGCGATGGCGATGCTCGGGCGCTCGGTGTTCGCTCTCGACGATGGGCTCTCCGACGCGGGGTACGACCCGAACGTCTGCGAGACGTACCCTTCGGGGGCACACCTCTATCGATAG
- a CDS encoding transposase has translation MSSATLQDDPSVDSFFNAVETETLALFEHLSFEFLEEFDVFAPAKTGRTRDHEPPELMRGFLHCYYKDIYGIRPVERELRNTVVWLSCGFDRPPSRDAVDRFLTDLEHVVDKVFDHLVEQAARRGLLDLTYCIDSTDVRAMPADPDASKCYDPTDDEYYYGYGCTIVSTGQKIPIGAEFTESKQAPEETAMRVTRDALAVATPIWMVGDSAYDTLDWHDHLLTAGVVPVAPYNARNADDPKDIEYRVEDRITEHGEDVQLKQSTLDETYNRRSGVERTNESVKDCGLGRTHARGRVHARAQVFLALCLRLVVAITNYERGDNPGSTVITV, from the coding sequence ATGAGTTCAGCGACCCTGCAAGATGATCCTTCGGTAGACTCGTTCTTCAATGCCGTGGAGACAGAGACGCTAGCGCTGTTCGAGCACCTCTCTTTCGAGTTTCTCGAAGAGTTCGACGTGTTCGCCCCGGCGAAGACGGGGCGAACACGAGACCACGAACCACCAGAACTGATGCGTGGCTTTCTCCACTGCTACTACAAGGACATCTACGGCATTCGTCCCGTTGAACGAGAGCTTCGGAACACGGTCGTCTGGCTGAGCTGTGGATTCGATCGACCGCCGTCGAGAGACGCGGTCGATCGCTTTCTCACCGATCTTGAACACGTCGTTGACAAGGTGTTCGACCACCTCGTCGAGCAGGCCGCCCGGCGCGGCCTGCTCGACTTGACCTACTGTATCGATTCAACAGACGTGAGGGCGATGCCCGCCGATCCAGACGCCTCAAAGTGCTACGATCCAACCGACGACGAGTACTACTACGGCTACGGCTGTACGATCGTCTCGACCGGGCAAAAGATCCCGATCGGAGCGGAGTTCACCGAGAGTAAGCAAGCGCCAGAAGAGACGGCGATGCGCGTCACGCGTGACGCGCTCGCCGTCGCCACACCGATCTGGATGGTCGGTGACAGCGCCTACGACACGCTCGACTGGCACGACCACCTGCTGACCGCAGGGGTCGTGCCAGTCGCTCCATACAACGCCCGGAACGCTGATGACCCGAAAGACATTGAGTACAGGGTCGAAGACCGCATCACCGAACACGGCGAGGACGTTCAGTTGAAGCAGTCCACGTTGGATGAGACGTACAACCGCCGTAGTGGAGTCGAACGAACCAACGAATCAGTGAAGGACTGCGGCCTCGGGCGAACGCACGCCCGAGGCCGCGTCCACGCACGGGCGCAGGTATTTCTCGCCCTGTGCCTTCGCCTCGTCGTCGCAATCACCAACTACGAACGTGGAGACAATCCGGGAAGTACCGTGATCACGGTGTGA
- a CDS encoding UPF0175 family protein, producing MPSISARIPDDEREALNEVTELLGEDRSTTIRKAIREGLHDLRVRVAVERYQSGEVSVKQAARIAGVSLGEWLELARERNLASQLTPEDLESDADAARDL from the coding sequence ATGCCCTCGATAAGCGCCCGCATCCCCGACGACGAGCGAGAGGCGCTCAACGAAGTCACCGAACTCCTCGGTGAGGACCGAAGCACGACGATTCGGAAGGCGATCCGTGAAGGATTGCACGACCTCCGCGTTCGTGTCGCCGTCGAACGCTACCAGTCCGGCGAGGTATCGGTGAAGCAGGCCGCGCGTATCGCTGGTGTGAGTCTCGGTGAGTGGTTGGAGCTTGCCCGTGAGCGGAATCTCGCGTCGCAGCTGACTCCCGAGGACTTGGAGTCGGACGCCGACGCAGCGCGTGACCTTTGA
- the aspS gene encoding aspartate--tRNA(Asn) ligase: MQDRTYTADAAPGDTVTVAGWVHEIRDLGGIAFLILRDKTGKIQVKFEKDEMDDALVETGLGVHRESVIVVTGDVEEEPRAPTGVEVTPTSVEVLAEADPQLPLDPSGKVDAELSTRLDNRTLDLRKEEVKAVFEIRAEILRSVREAFRSLGCTEINTPKIVATGTEGGTELFPITYFGREAFMNQSPQLFKQLMVGSGLERVFEIGPIFRAEEHNTPRHLNEATSIDFESAFVDASEAMDACETVVRAAYEGVAENCQAQLEALDLADSFEVPDEAFPRLTYEEAIERINATGELDEQLVWGDDLPTEGEKALGEDVGSHYFITDWPSEIKPFYIKDHDDDEQLSTGFDMMHPRMELVSGGQREHRYDHLVAGFEQQGLDPEAFEYYTKMFKYGMPPHAGWGLGGERLVMTMLGLPNIREGVLFPRDRQRLSP; the protein is encoded by the coding sequence ATGCAGGACCGAACCTACACGGCCGACGCCGCGCCCGGCGACACGGTCACGGTCGCCGGCTGGGTCCACGAGATCCGGGATCTCGGCGGAATCGCCTTCCTCATCCTTCGGGACAAGACGGGGAAGATCCAGGTCAAGTTCGAGAAGGACGAGATGGACGACGCGCTCGTCGAGACGGGGCTGGGCGTCCACCGCGAGAGCGTCATCGTCGTCACCGGCGACGTCGAGGAGGAGCCGCGCGCGCCGACGGGCGTCGAGGTCACCCCCACCTCGGTCGAGGTGCTCGCGGAGGCCGACCCACAGCTCCCACTCGACCCGTCGGGGAAGGTCGACGCCGAGCTCTCGACCCGGCTGGACAACCGCACGCTCGACCTCCGCAAGGAGGAGGTGAAGGCGGTGTTCGAGATCCGCGCCGAGATCCTCCGCTCGGTTCGCGAGGCGTTCCGCTCGCTCGGGTGTACGGAGATCAACACGCCGAAGATCGTCGCCACCGGGACCGAGGGCGGCACGGAGCTGTTCCCCATCACGTACTTTGGCCGCGAGGCGTTCATGAACCAGTCGCCGCAGCTGTTCAAGCAGCTGATGGTCGGTTCCGGCCTCGAACGGGTGTTCGAGATCGGCCCGATCTTCCGCGCCGAAGAGCACAACACACCCCGGCATCTCAACGAGGCAACCTCGATCGACTTCGAGTCGGCGTTCGTCGACGCGAGCGAGGCGATGGACGCCTGTGAGACCGTCGTCAGGGCCGCCTACGAGGGCGTCGCCGAGAACTGCCAGGCGCAGTTAGAAGCGCTCGACCTCGCCGACTCCTTCGAGGTACCCGACGAGGCGTTCCCCCGGCTCACCTACGAGGAGGCCATCGAACGCATCAACGCGACGGGCGAACTCGACGAGCAGTTGGTGTGGGGCGACGACCTCCCGACGGAGGGCGAGAAGGCCCTCGGCGAGGACGTGGGCAGCCACTACTTCATCACCGACTGGCCCTCGGAGATCAAGCCGTTCTACATCAAGGACCACGACGACGACGAGCAGCTCTCGACCGGCTTCGACATGATGCACCCGCGGATGGAACTCGTCTCGGGCGGCCAGCGTGAACACCGCTACGACCACCTCGTCGCCGGCTTCGAACAGCAGGGGCTCGACCCCGAGGCGTTCGAGTACTACACCAAGATGTTCAAGTACGGGATGCCCCCGCACGCCGGCTGGGGCCTCGGCGGCGAGCGCCTCGTCATGACCATGCTCGGCCTGCCGAACATCCGTGAGGGCGTGTTGTTCCCACGGGACCGCCAACGGCTGAGTCCCTGA
- a CDS encoding DUF4013 domain-containing protein — MDSLDPRPDDEPTHELLDTAFPVALLVAVASWLPASVLLLGYAVRVLRAELVGDDDLPPLDDVRSLARTGISAATVVVAYQLPALLVTAAAFASMSSAGLLPGGDPFAPSASEPAAVVSYYVLDPGVSVVTAVGFVLAAVAFCLTSYAGTVALVVYAARDRLGAAFDTDTVRAGVRSSSFRRGYLLALLAGFVGSGVAWVVAVVPVVGPFAAAFVELFVLVGALRLVADGYDGRVTRGERSSPPHEAGGADATGGVDAAA; from the coding sequence ATGGACAGCCTCGATCCGCGTCCGGACGACGAACCGACACACGAACTCCTCGACACCGCGTTCCCGGTGGCTCTCCTCGTCGCCGTCGCCTCGTGGCTCCCCGCGAGCGTGCTCCTCCTCGGCTACGCCGTCCGCGTCCTCCGGGCCGAACTGGTCGGCGACGACGACCTACCGCCGCTCGACGACGTGCGCTCGCTCGCCCGGACGGGGATCTCCGCGGCGACCGTCGTCGTCGCGTACCAGCTTCCGGCCCTGCTCGTCACCGCCGCCGCGTTCGCGTCGATGTCCAGTGCCGGTCTGCTCCCCGGCGGGGACCCGTTCGCGCCGTCGGCCTCCGAGCCGGCCGCCGTCGTCAGCTACTACGTCCTCGACCCCGGCGTGTCGGTCGTGACGGCCGTCGGGTTCGTTCTCGCGGCCGTTGCGTTCTGTCTCACGAGCTACGCGGGGACGGTCGCGCTCGTCGTGTACGCCGCGAGGGACCGACTCGGGGCCGCGTTCGACACCGACACCGTCCGCGCGGGCGTCCGCTCGTCGTCGTTCCGGCGGGGATATCTCCTCGCGCTGCTCGCCGGCTTCGTCGGCTCCGGCGTCGCCTGGGTCGTCGCGGTCGTCCCCGTCGTCGGGCCGTTCGCCGCGGCGTTCGTCGAACTGTTCGTCCTCGTCGGCGCGCTCCGACTCGTCGCGGACGGGTACGACGGGCGGGTAACCCGGGGAGAGCGCTCGTCGCCACCGCACGAAGCGGGCGGAGCGGACGCCACGGGCGGGGTCGACGCGGCCGCGTGA
- a CDS encoding DUF7522 family protein, whose translation MSHHTDTPTRTGRDPRRGASEPNGATAAAPIEELVSLCRTAVGDSLRSVIHFTRDDAELLYLRADLYGNDRRRALEAKASLIENERVSFVPYERYEPHAAGAGSDPVHGDYEFTIRVFAEGFVCRILVDDHGLLLTADDLDVDRIEEVAIALRGLLSAAYE comes from the coding sequence ATGAGTCACCACACCGATACCCCGACACGGACCGGCCGCGACCCCCGTCGCGGCGCGAGCGAGCCGAACGGTGCGACGGCGGCCGCACCCATCGAGGAGTTGGTGAGCCTCTGCCGGACGGCCGTCGGTGACTCGCTCCGGAGCGTCATCCACTTCACGCGGGACGACGCCGAGTTGCTGTACCTCCGGGCGGATCTGTACGGGAACGACCGTCGGCGCGCGCTCGAAGCGAAGGCGTCGCTCATCGAGAACGAGCGCGTCAGCTTCGTCCCGTACGAGCGGTATGAACCGCACGCGGCCGGCGCGGGGAGCGACCCCGTCCACGGCGACTACGAGTTCACGATCCGAGTGTTCGCCGAAGGGTTCGTCTGCCGGATCCTCGTCGACGACCACGGGCTGTTGCTGACCGCCGACGACCTCGACGTCGACCGGATCGAGGAGGTCGCGATCGCGCTCCGGGGACTACTCTCGGCGGCGTACGAGTGA
- a CDS encoding phosphoglycerol geranylgeranyltransferase gives MTGPWESWDHILKVDPDKELVGDETFADVCETGTDAIEIGGTTGMTKNNMSAVIDACSEYGVPLYQEPSNPGVVIDSDALDGYLIPTVFNAGDVFWVTGAHKEWVRIADGLDWERTHTEAYIVLNPDSAVAEYTDADCDQSAEDVASYARIAEKMFGQDIVYIEYSGTFGDTEKVAAAQEILEDATLFYGGGIHDYESAYEMGQNADTVVVGDLLHDEGCDAVRETVEGVKDAHAEVTEAD, from the coding sequence ATGACCGGGCCGTGGGAATCGTGGGACCACATCCTGAAGGTGGACCCCGACAAGGAACTCGTCGGTGACGAGACGTTCGCGGACGTCTGTGAGACGGGGACGGACGCGATCGAGATCGGCGGGACGACGGGCATGACAAAGAACAACATGAGCGCCGTGATCGACGCGTGTTCGGAGTACGGCGTCCCGCTCTACCAGGAGCCGTCGAACCCGGGCGTCGTCATCGACTCGGACGCGCTCGACGGCTATCTCATCCCGACGGTGTTCAACGCGGGCGACGTCTTCTGGGTTACCGGCGCGCACAAGGAGTGGGTCCGCATCGCCGACGGCCTCGACTGGGAGCGTACCCACACCGAGGCGTACATCGTCCTCAACCCCGACTCGGCGGTGGCGGAGTACACTGACGCCGACTGCGATCAGTCGGCCGAAGACGTCGCCTCGTACGCCCGAATCGCCGAGAAGATGTTCGGCCAGGACATCGTCTACATCGAGTACTCGGGGACGTTCGGTGACACCGAGAAAGTCGCCGCCGCCCAGGAGATCCTCGAAGACGCGACCCTGTTCTACGGCGGCGGGATCCACGACTACGAATCCGCGTACGAGATGGGGCAGAACGCCGACACCGTCGTCGTCGGCGACCTACTCCACGACGAGGGCTGTGACGCCGTCCGCGAAACCGTCGAGGGCGTGAAGGACGCCCACGCAGAGGTCACCGAGGCAGACTGA
- a CDS encoding PQQ-binding-like beta-propeller repeat protein, translating into MPSRRQVLAGAGLGAVALGVAAAEGGLGGSEPYYDGQDEPDTRWWPQPGFDRLGSCYNPRPVGPREAVTERWAIEIPGPSTRPVVVDGRAYLPTASALLAVDAATGEELWRTDGGDAPMWPRSVVVHDETVYVTQVREPHLLALDPATGDSQWTFSGAGHGLYPLLVDPDRPTLFTGDGEGAVYALDPATGERRWRAEVFGAVSALAGGIPELVVGTEAGEVYGLSYDDGRGRWRQDIPGPVSALATPNGRGAFVSTFGGPTMELDAGRGGAPVWSADVWAADSFVVAGRNLFATGHRLVDLDVRGGDKQWTGGETTQCGPAAAADTVYAASESHVTGYGIRGGVGVGGLRAGARRWSHPVEGRPEQGLVVADGAVFVLTEGGNGERSMAYALAEA; encoded by the coding sequence GTGCCCTCCAGACGACAGGTTCTTGCCGGTGCCGGCCTCGGAGCCGTCGCCCTCGGCGTCGCGGCCGCCGAGGGTGGCCTCGGCGGCTCCGAACCATACTACGACGGACAGGACGAACCGGACACCCGGTGGTGGCCACAGCCGGGGTTCGACCGTCTCGGCTCGTGTTACAACCCCCGTCCGGTCGGGCCCCGCGAGGCCGTCACCGAACGCTGGGCGATCGAGATCCCCGGTCCGTCCACGCGGCCCGTCGTCGTCGACGGCCGCGCGTACCTGCCGACGGCGTCGGCCCTGCTCGCGGTCGACGCGGCGACCGGCGAGGAACTGTGGCGCACGGACGGCGGTGACGCGCCGATGTGGCCGCGGTCGGTCGTCGTCCACGACGAGACCGTCTACGTCACACAGGTGCGCGAGCCACACCTGCTCGCACTCGATCCCGCGACCGGTGACAGCCAGTGGACGTTCTCCGGTGCGGGACACGGGCTGTACCCGCTGCTCGTCGACCCCGACCGGCCGACACTGTTCACCGGCGACGGCGAGGGCGCGGTGTATGCGCTCGACCCCGCGACCGGCGAGCGTCGGTGGCGGGCGGAGGTGTTCGGGGCGGTGTCGGCACTGGCGGGTGGAATCCCCGAACTCGTGGTCGGAACCGAGGCCGGAGAGGTGTACGGACTGTCGTACGACGACGGTCGGGGGCGCTGGCGACAGGACATCCCCGGTCCGGTCAGCGCGCTCGCCACCCCCAACGGCCGCGGCGCGTTCGTCAGCACGTTCGGCGGGCCGACGATGGAACTCGACGCCGGACGAGGTGGCGCGCCCGTGTGGTCGGCCGACGTCTGGGCCGCCGACTCCTTCGTCGTCGCGGGCCGGAACCTCTTCGCCACGGGCCATCGTCTCGTCGACCTCGACGTTCGCGGCGGTGACAAACAGTGGACCGGCGGCGAGACAACGCAGTGCGGGCCGGCGGCGGCGGCCGACACCGTCTACGCGGCCTCCGAGAGCCACGTCACCGGCTACGGGATCCGTGGCGGTGTCGGCGTCGGGGGGCTCCGCGCCGGGGCCCGTCGGTGGTCCCATCCCGTCGAGGGACGCCCCGAGCAGGGGCTCGTCGTCGCCGACGGCGCGGTGTTCGTCCTCACCGAGGGCGGGAACGGCGAGCGCTCGATGGCGTACGCGCTGGCGGAGGCGTAG